The following are encoded together in the Streptomyces sp. NBC_00341 genome:
- a CDS encoding DEDDh family exonuclease, with protein sequence MTMLDDRQTAAPWPTAYPQGYAVVDVETTGLARDDRIISAAVYRLDAQGNVEDHWYTLVNPERDPGPVWIHGLTSDVLEGAPLFPEIAAQLSERLTGRVLVAHNAAFDWSMLAREYARASVIAPVQQRLCTIALSKELRLPLPNHKLESLAAHFGVVQQRAHHALDDARVLAEAFRPSLHAAAGGGLRLPLLECRPLTEWSDSPVTPRIGHQAPYGGGQASWRPARKRPACPYPNPGRYEKDKPLMQGMRVAFSGDTSIDRELLEDRAVEAGLHVATSVSRLTSLLVTNDPDAATSKTVKAKSFGTPILEESAFTHLLRDVAEASKGPSATPSSE encoded by the coding sequence GTGACCATGCTCGACGACCGCCAGACCGCAGCACCGTGGCCGACCGCCTACCCGCAGGGGTACGCGGTCGTCGACGTGGAGACCACCGGCCTCGCACGGGACGACCGGATAATCTCCGCCGCCGTCTACCGCCTGGACGCGCAGGGCAACGTCGAGGACCACTGGTACACCCTGGTCAACCCGGAGCGGGACCCGGGCCCCGTCTGGATCCACGGCCTGACCAGTGACGTGCTCGAAGGCGCCCCGCTCTTCCCGGAGATCGCCGCCCAGCTCTCCGAACGGCTCACCGGCCGGGTCCTGGTCGCGCACAACGCCGCCTTCGACTGGTCGATGCTCGCCCGGGAGTACGCGCGTGCCTCGGTGATCGCCCCGGTCCAGCAGCGGCTGTGCACCATCGCGCTCTCCAAGGAGCTGCGGCTGCCGCTGCCCAACCACAAGCTGGAGTCGCTGGCCGCGCACTTCGGTGTCGTGCAGCAGCGCGCGCACCACGCGCTGGACGACGCCCGGGTGCTGGCCGAGGCGTTCCGCCCGAGTCTGCACGCGGCGGCGGGCGGCGGGCTCAGGCTGCCGCTGCTGGAGTGCCGGCCGCTGACCGAGTGGTCGGACTCCCCCGTCACCCCTCGGATCGGCCACCAGGCCCCGTACGGCGGCGGCCAGGCCAGCTGGCGCCCCGCGCGTAAGCGTCCGGCCTGCCCGTACCCCAACCCGGGACGTTACGAGAAGGACAAACCTCTCATGCAGGGCATGCGGGTGGCGTTCTCCGGGGACACCTCCATCGACCGCGAGCTGCTGGAGGACCGCGCGGTGGAGGCCGGGCTGCATGTGGCGACCAGCGTCTCCCGGCTGACCAGTCTGCTCGTCACCAATGATCCGGACGCGGCGACGTCGAAGACGGTGAAGGCCAAGTCGTTCGGCACCCCGATCCTGGAGGAGAGCGCGTTCACCCATCTCCTGCGGGACGTGGCCGAGGCGTCGAAGGGCCCGTCGGCCACGCCGTCATCGGAGTGA
- a CDS encoding SURF1 family protein, translating to MYRFLLTRQWLILALLALVMIPTMIELGFWQLHRHEHKVAQNALISHNLKAKPVPVAALTSPGHVVPRSDYWRAVKATGTYDEKHEVVVRRRTSTDGSIGFHVLVPFDLKGGGTVMINRGWIATADDQRAFPDVPAAPKGEVTVTGRLKADETTGSSGIKDLSDLPDRQVMLINSAQQAKLLSRPVLGGYLEQTGPVPSGGKPELIEAPDDSSIGPHMAYAVQWWLFAAGVPVGYVVLARREKRDLVTAAAEAAEAQDDAPAEPGKPEPAKA from the coding sequence GTGTACCGCTTCCTGTTGACCCGGCAGTGGCTGATCCTCGCCCTCCTCGCCCTCGTCATGATCCCCACGATGATCGAGCTCGGCTTCTGGCAGCTGCACCGGCATGAGCACAAGGTCGCGCAGAACGCCCTGATCTCGCACAACCTCAAGGCGAAACCGGTTCCGGTCGCCGCGCTCACCTCGCCCGGCCACGTCGTTCCGCGCTCCGACTACTGGCGTGCGGTGAAGGCCACCGGGACGTACGACGAGAAGCACGAGGTCGTGGTGCGGCGCAGGACGTCCACCGACGGCAGCATCGGCTTCCACGTGCTCGTCCCGTTCGACCTCAAGGGCGGCGGCACGGTCATGATCAACCGGGGCTGGATCGCCACCGCCGACGACCAGCGCGCCTTCCCCGATGTACCGGCCGCGCCGAAGGGCGAGGTGACGGTCACCGGCCGGCTCAAGGCCGACGAGACGACGGGCAGCAGCGGCATCAAGGACCTCTCGGACCTGCCGGACCGCCAGGTGATGCTGATCAACAGCGCCCAGCAGGCCAAGCTGCTCTCCCGGCCGGTGCTCGGCGGCTACCTGGAACAGACCGGACCGGTGCCGTCCGGTGGCAAGCCCGAGCTGATCGAGGCCCCCGACGACAGCTCCATCGGCCCGCACATGGCGTACGCCGTGCAGTGGTGGCTGTTCGCCGCCGGGGTCCCGGTCGGCTACGTGGTGCTGGCCCGCCGGGAGAAGCGCGACCTGGTGACGGCCGCGGCCGAGGCCGCCGAGGCGCA